Within Pygocentrus nattereri isolate fPygNat1 chromosome 17, fPygNat1.pri, whole genome shotgun sequence, the genomic segment ATATCAGGATATTAACCTTTAAACGTGCCAGATATTGGCATCGATATCAGGATATTAACCTTTAAATGTGTCAGATATTGGCATCGATATCAGGATATTAGCCTTTAAATGTGTCAGATATTGGCATCGATATCAGGATATTAACCTTTAAATGTGCCAGTATTGGCATCGATATCAGGATATTAGGTTTTAAATGTTGCCAGTATTGGCATCGATATCAGGATATTAGCCTTTAAATGTTGCCAGTATTGGCATCGATATCAGGATATTAGCCTTTAAATCTGCCAGTATTAGCATCGATATCAGGATATTAGCCTTTAAATGTGCCAGTATTGACGGTAATATCGAGATATCAGCCTTTGTATTGGATATCGGTGGCATCTCCCTCTCTAACTCCGCACTAGGACGCCAGCTCAGATCAGCAGTGTCTGTATTTGAAGTGTGATCAGTGTATCAGCGTGTGTACCAGTGCTTAtggttttattcatgtttatttatttaattttcactcCGCAGCTTTTCTGCCATACATTTCCCATAATTCCATCATAACCGGAAATACACTCCCGCTCAGGGGTTTGTTTAGTTTCTGTTAGTGAGGCGCTTTTGGAGCAGCTCGCTGAAGAAAAGCTGTAAATACGGCTGTCCGTTGGTCGACTTTGTACTCGTTAGGTAAGATGAAAGTCTTACTCGTGAAATGTGATATATGAGGATCAGTAATAATGTCCCAATCACTGATTTAGTTCACTAACGCCTACAGACTGGCCGCTAACGCTAGCCGAGCTAGCTCACGTGAACCGACTGTAAGAACACGTTACTGCAGTTggaaccaacacaaactcttAACgagtctgtttgtgtttgcaaaaagcagaaaagtagTTAAACATTCACTTAATCTAAGCAGCATTTAGACGTTTGTAAATACGGCGGCGAATCAGTACTTATATGTAACTAGTAAGTTAGCTAGTAATATTGATCAAATTCCACGTTTCTTCTCGCTTTTCTACTTGAGTTTATGTTGATTTCGGTCTTCGGACGAAGCTGAAAgaagcttcttgtttgaatattcccgctccaccttaaattgtgtcGCACTTACATTAACGGGCCTgcgtcagaatgtaactggtgcgccatttaaggtggaacagggaaattaCTTTGCAGTTGGTCACGTCCCTCGCTgccaaactttattgtttgaGCTCCACACCGAAGAATAGCACCTATTTCAGTTTCAGCCCCGATGTAGCCCAATCTGTTTAAAGGGCTCAAATCCTACATTTTTTGTTGTGCTCCGTATATAATAGTACTGTGCTTATATGTACCACAAATggacataattcatttttacatggccaATTTTTAGCctctctttgtgctgttttcgtgttactgcaccttttaaggCTGCTAAATTTAAATGGCATCTGTTCTGAgtggctgccctgcattgtgtctcattcaaaaagtagtcaGAGCTGAAAGTCCCTCTAGAGCAGGCATGTAAAACTGGCACTTTCTGGACCAaattgctgcagagattagaGTTTACCTTCATCCAACACTGAATATAGTTTATGAAGGCTTTACTAATTAGCTGATTAACTGAATTAGGTGGGTTTACTGACGCactgtgctgaagtctgcagtgttttggctcaATAGGTGGCTATATATGAACCGGTGCTTGTGACTTTACAGAAACAATACATTCAAAACCATGGACCAGGCAATGAATGggacattttgaaactttgacgctgtattatacatattattgtatgtatgtacatattatTTCAGACTCCATTATTTCAGAAATATGAGTGGAATTTGGTTTTCTGTCATATGATCCATTTAAGAAGAGTCTATGCACAGAGGATGGTCTGCTGAACTAGGGGCTTTCAAGTCCCAACTGTTGTTCTTCACCTTTTTAGTTTTATTGGcagagacacagcagtgcaccAGTGAGCCGAGCCAACTCTTCTTGTTTACTCAGGAGTGATTAGATTTATTTAGAAGTTATTTTTGTTCAGCTTTTCAgagttttatttgtaatgtatgAACCTCTTATTAACAGGTCTGTATGCTGAATCAGATGCCCTGTTATAAGGAGTAACCTATGCATCCAGCATTACATGTTATCCGGGGAAAGACATACGCCCATGTGATTGATGGCTGCTTGACTTGCTGAAATGCACAAAATTTTGTTCAGTGAGTATGTTTTGCACGTAAGGATATCACTATTATCATTCCAGTATCAGAATTATGATAATTACAAACAATATTTTCATCTTGTGTAGTCTCCAGTGGtggaattttctgttttaaaggCAGGGAACATAACTGGCCTCATTCTCGCTGGATGAGTTTGAAgaacctccctctctctatcactcagtgtgatgttGGCCAATGTGGTCACCTGTTAGCTGCTATAACAGAATGTTAAAGTTTGACAGTAATTATAATGTAAAATTAATCAGAGAGTTTTGTCTTGTCTTAAGTTCAATGTATGTTATATATGGCTTTTATTGTGGAAGGAAAAGTAAAATTATGTTATTTATATCAGTATCAGCCACAATAAGGTGTTCATTAATGGTTATCGAATTGGCCATAAAATTCCATACATGTGCATCACTCATTATTATAATGGcagtgtttgtatgtatttggAGTAATAATTGGATGTATCAGAAACCTCACATGAGATTCCTTTTATAAGCCCTTATTACGCTTCTATTTGTCTCAAATAATGTTATCATTCCTTCCAGATGCCTAATGTTATTCCAAGCAAATCTTCTCCTCCACCTGTGAGTGGAATTGTAGAAGACCCCCAGACTGTGCTCCCAACTCATGCTGGACTTCTCAAACAGCAGAACGTATTGGGTAATGCAAATGTGGTGGAGGTGAAGGACAGACCGCTAGAATTACCCACTAGGATCCTTAATATATGTGAAGGGAAGACCTCAAGGAATGACggacatgagaaaagcagagaagaggtCATCAAAGAGATAGCCATCAGCAGCACTGATTTCATTGGACCAGCATGTCGACCAGTGACAGCAATAGAGGAAAAACTGAGTGAGTTCTACAAAGAGCTGGAGGAGATTAACCACCAAGACAATGTTCATGGTGACACAGGAGTTAACGAGGATGTCTCACAGTCTTGTGAACCACCATCCAACCCATCTCCCAGATTAGAGGCTTGGGGAACTGATCATAAGAATGCCTTTAGTCCTTATCCATCGATTCGACCTCAAAGGAGCTATGGAAACAATAGGAAATGGAGGCCTCACTTACACAGTGATGTGCCTTGGGAATTTTCAGACTCATACAACAACCAAGTTCAGTGGCAGCATCCCCCATTTAGGCTTCCATGTGGACCACCAAGGATCCAATTTCATGGCCCACAGCATTTTTCTCCTCCAGCACCACCTGGGAATCCCCTGCAACCTCCATATTTCCAGGCTCCCCTAAATGACTACAGGAATGCTGAGAGAAGCAACTGGTCCTCTTGCCAAGAACACCATTTCCCACTAGGTTATGACATGGGACTTTCTTCATCTTACTGCTCTGGGTCATTTGAAGGGCACAAAAGAATCTCAAATGATTGGCAGCATTATGAGGAGCAGAATTATCATGAGCAAGACCAGCACCAGCCTAAAAACAGGACACCTTTGGTTTTGATACTGATGAGGGGAGTTCCAGGCTCTGGGAAATCAACTCTGGCAAAGTGAGTTGTGAGAATGACAGTAAAAACTTTAGCCTCACATAAACTCATGTGTtgataatgaaaaatgttacaGTGTAGAGCTGTACAGTGCAGTATTTGTTATCCACTATTGTGATACTGCTGTTTGCGCTTCCGAGGTtgtgatatgtaaatgacaaaTCCCAGTTCCCAGAGTGTTTCTGTGGGTATTTTGATGGACGTCATGTATGTATTCTAGCAAATTACATTATTGTAGTCTGATTAATGCAGGCCAGGTTTAAAGAGTCCATATTACAGATTCTCGTTTGCTTTGTTGAAATGCAACTGATCGATTTAGTATGTAAAACATTACTTTAAAACGTACTGTTCCCTCCCTGGTCCATACGGTCATGAAAATTAATCTGCatgaacagcctgttttgaagtAGGTAATTGATTTTGCAATGTTGCCAGtaccacatttacatatatttgcctAATAGGCCCATAGCAGTGTAGCCCTGCCTGTTCATGTTGAAGTTAGGGCCATAtttcagactgctttttgaatgaagcacaatacagagcagctaACCAGAATagaagtcatttacatatatcagtcttaaagtcacagtagcaaaaacagcctgtttagttctaagAGATAAAATGAGGTTGGCAAATGGTCATTCAGAACGGAATCATGACTGCCACACAAATATTAGAAGTGGACcttgggtaaaaataaaatataacaaagatGTGGGATACAGAAGCTTTAAACATGTCCCTTTTAAATCACTAATGcattttatgtaaattgtaTATGTTGCAGTCACAATATGTCACAGTATAATTGTGATACcagtattttgtccattttgtgcaGCCCCTTTACAGTTTTAATGGTCAAATGGTGATTATTTTGATTGTttaaaacaaattcaaaatacaATGCATAAAACCTTCAGAATATTCTTAGGTGATCACTGAAAACTTGCAAAAGAAATAGATGCACTAAAGAATGCAAGAGGTCtattttaaatacatgttttaagGCATTCTGTACATTAAAGCCCACTAATACAGCAACATATATCACTGTTCTTTCAGGGAAATATTGTCCTGTGGTCCAAATGGACTAATATTGAGCACAGATGACTACTTCTTTCAAGAGGATGGCTATTTCTTTGACCCCGCTCTGCTTGGGGATGCACATGACTGGAATCAGAAGAGAGGTAAGTACACTAATGTTTACAACCATTACTTGCACATTTTAGAACATGTTTTGTCTGTATTATTGTTTAGGACCACAGACTATTTTTCACCAAATATTtgtgtataaaattaaaatgagccCATCAGCTTGCTTGTCAGAATGATGGGTAAAGAGTCGTGTTCTGTTATGTTAGTTAAAAACTGTCTTGGCTATATTCATGAACTTTGGCAGACGTTCACAATGTGGCTGCATTGAAGAGCTTGTCCTGGGGGCGTTGATGTGTATATGCACACCAGGGAGAGTTGTTCATTGTGTTCCTAAGGCACAACCCAAGGCCATCTTCACTGTGTCAGGTTCTGACATTTAAAACACCAGCCTGGTTTCCATCCAGCTGTCAAATTAAGTACAAAAACTGAAATGTCAACAACTCACATGTTGAAAAAGACAGTTACAAATTGGGCTGAGTTTACCTCAGCACTGTGCGAGAGGATGAAACTGTCAGCATTACGCTTATATAAACACTTCTGAGAAACCTGGACAATAGACAGGTCTTTATTATTGAGCATCTTCTTGCTATTTTACTGAATTTTATGGCTGTGTTTTGCTTTGTATGAACATGAAGATAAAatgcactgacacacacagtAACCCACAAAATGTCTATAATTCTGTTGCAGTCACTTTGTTTATGcaagatacatttttttaataaaaaaaaagaaaatgacagtaatCCCTGCTGGCTTCTGTCATGTTTTGGAGCTATAGCTGGGCAGAAAAACCTGATCAGTCCTttgactttattttatttgcattgtatTATCTATTGAGCAAATATATTTTCATCAACATTTATTGTATTTGCTTTTTATCTGCAAGAAAGGAGAGCATACAGACGTTCAGGCACATTTTGGCAGTTTTATTCAATAGTGGTTGTTTCCATCaagtcttttttgttgttggttttatttgttgtaccaaaatatgcataaaaatacataaGTGGAGATTCAGCTAGCCATCGCATGTTAGTCGTAGTtatttaaaaccaaaaaaaacaaaacacctgTCAAACTGGCTTCATTCgaggccacagctctgcagagattcGCGCTATCCCTCCTCTAACACTCACTTTTCTGCTCATCATGCTTTGCTGAGGAGTTCGGTCAGGTGTGTTTTAATTAAGTAGAATGCTAAACTACTTCATAACTGTGACATGGAAAGAGctcagtttgacacccctgatttAAAACATCACACATTGTCTGTTTTATTCCCTGTGCTAGAGGTCATTAAAGAATATAATAGATAcgtcttctttttttcagctgGAGACGCTATGTTGAGGGGTCGCTCACCTGTTATTATTGACAACACAAATATTCAGGCTTGGGAAATGAAGCCCTATGTCACATTGGTAAGTACCTTAAATGCATGCTTCACTGTTGTATTGGGTAATCTGAAATATGGCAGGTATTATTGGTCAGATACACTAAACTTTATTCTAAATCTGAATTCTAGACAAGAGTTCGCAGGTTTCCAATAAagaatattagatttattttgtatttcaaAGTTGCATTTTTCTGtgaccatttctgttcattttctttgcACTTTGCAGGCTTTGGAGTGTGGATATAGAGTGGAGTTTGTTGAGCCTGACACTAGTTGGAAATGTGATCCTGCTGAGTTAGAAAAGTAAGTCTATGAATGTTTGCACCCCATGGAATAATAAACCGATATAAGGGTACCTAAATATGTACGTGCCTTCTACTTAGTTTGATGGCGGTCTTGTGGGCGCATAATATGCATGTACAAAAAAGGCATTATGAATAATTGGTGACTTTCCTACATATAGATATGCAAGAATTTCTTACATTTCAGTGTTGGAAAGTTGGGAAGCCATTATTTTTGGGTACCTTTACCACACAAGGCTGATATTTCATGATTTTATTGAatctacactgatcaggcacaacattatgaccacctccttgtttctatgctcatttcccattttatcagctccacttactatataggtgcattttgtagttctacaattacagactgtagtccatctgcttactttgttagccccGTTTTACCCTGGTCAGGAGccacatggaccctcacagagcaggtactatttatttggtggatcattctcagcactgcagaaacagtgacatggtggtgtgttagtgtgtgttgcgctggtctgagtggatcagacacagcgatgctactggagtttttaaacacctcagtttcactgctgagctgagaatagtccaccaaccaaaaatatcctgccaacagcgtcctgtgggcagcgtcctgtgaccactgatgaaggatcagatgatgaccaacgcaaactgtgcagatgagctatcgtctctgaatTCACATCTACAAAGTTGACT encodes:
- the n4bp2l2 gene encoding NEDD4-binding protein 2-like 2; the encoded protein is MPNVIPSKSSPPPVSGIVEDPQTVLPTHAGLLKQQNVLGNANVVEVKDRPLELPTRILNICEGKTSRNDGHEKSREEVIKEIAISSTDFIGPACRPVTAIEEKLSEFYKELEEINHQDNVHGDTGVNEDVSQSCEPPSNPSPRLEAWGTDHKNAFSPYPSIRPQRSYGNNRKWRPHLHSDVPWEFSDSYNNQVQWQHPPFRLPCGPPRIQFHGPQHFSPPAPPGNPLQPPYFQAPLNDYRNAERSNWSSCQEHHFPLGYDMGLSSSYCSGSFEGHKRISNDWQHYEEQNYHEQDQHQPKNRTPLVLILMRGVPGSGKSTLAKEILSCGPNGLILSTDDYFFQEDGYFFDPALLGDAHDWNQKRAGDAMLRGRSPVIIDNTNIQAWEMKPYVTLALECGYRVEFVEPDTSWKCDPAELEKRNKHGVPQESIVKMLDRFELPISVDIVMNSFEPPHKSKKHRSKPHRQRRFKNM